In Coccidioides posadasii str. Silveira chromosome 4, complete sequence, one genomic interval encodes:
- a CDS encoding uncharacterized protein (EggNog:ENOG410PM2Y~COG:S~BUSCO:3442at33183) gives MDEDNKTEMRLERAPAGKGTRKKFTKPPVKVACLSCRASRIRCDGKDPCSGCTLKGKDCSYLPSRRGGPRKKKVIPAASVAMESSESKIWNVVHPIPRLDEELFNQVDTLAVPGAGLRALDFPNEVQSMFEGLFMPGSSASYPGLASEPVPTPLPPSAPTRVRVYGSEQDILNGYYTFIHDYFPVFPPPHAAQGVDSPLELPSSPDMTSDNPPLVYHPKSPVTLAVSAVLARVPHPADPDPSSSESILIRRAYSHRFARAALDSVEAESELTESCDSPAQALLNEQPIPKRLPVHPNTPVELESILALLILSVYEYTQRGNLVKMRNRAGEAYVKALNMSLHTQGREDDIFAEARRRAWWMTFYCVCQGSIVSNTAPAILVTDPHFVTPLPLFSADSDAWAVLVQAQQVLVSATQYVCDLNRALRGRADMSRIYERVKKLDFWALAALSQANIHPPTHVSALDAYRSEAITANSVRAIARIKISSARIKIHRFRAFLDIPIFIKKHCDLTCASIGSADTESTSTEQRADSKVSCCSASLSQVPTPSDISPSVSPPASDASTYSWVSEESFPFSNYDSTSICLESALTIAQMFDSLPYPHPLYGDRPPGGFTPSCDPMPRTMPSFACCAMQSSYAMLMLYYKSCITKHNAESTPLSNTDQLRERLRHGLRCVIDAVKNYAIAFEALDGMRDEIEGAFLTAFPQP, from the exons ATGGACGAGGACAACAAGACTGAGATGCGCCTGGAAAGGGCCCCAGCTGGGAAAGGAACGCGCAAGAAGTTCACGAAGCCGCCCGTCAAGGTTGCTTGTCTATCATG TCGAGCCTCCAGAATTAGATGCGACGGAAAGGACCCATGCTCCGGT TGCACCCTCAAGGGAAAAGATTGCAGTTATTTACCAAGTAGGCGCGGCGGTCCGCGAAAGAAGAAGGTCATTCCGGCAGCATCAGTAGCGATGGAATCTTCGGAAAGTAAAATATGGAACGTTGTCCATCCGATTCCTCGGCTTGACGAAG AACTATTCAACCAAGTTGACACGCTCGCCGTTCCTGGCGCCGGTCTCAGAGCACTCGATTTTCCCAACGAAGTCCAGTCAATGTTTGAAGGCCTCTTTATGCCGGGATCCTCTGCTTCTTATCCGGGTTTGGCCTCAGAACCTGTGCCAACACCCCTCCCTCCGTCGGCTCCGACTAGAGTTAGGGTCTACGGAAGCGAACAAGACAT ATTGAATGGTTATTACACATTTATTCACGATTATTTCCCAGTGTTCCCTCCCCCGCACGCAGCGCAAGGCGTGGATTCACCCCTGGAGCTTCCGTCAAGCCCGGATATGACATCTGATAACCCGCCACTTGTTTATCATCCGAAATCACCGGTTACCTTAGCCGTTTCGGCTGTGCTCGCGCGTGTTCCGCACCCAGCAGATCCGGATCCGTCTTCGTCGGAGTCTATATTGATAAGACGCGCATATTCTCATAGATTTGCCCGTGCCGCGCTAGATAGCGTGGAAGCAGAGTCAGAATTGACTGAATCTTGTGATAGTCCTGCGCAAGCGCTTCTCAATGAGCAACCGATACCCAAAAGACTTCCAGTGCACCCAAACACGCCCGTTGAACTGGAGAGCATTCTGGCGCTGCTTATTCTCAGCGTTTATGAATATACACAGCGAGGTAACCTTGTTAAAATGCGGAACCGTGCTGGCGAGGCATATGTCAAGGCTCTCAATATGTCACTTCACACACAAGGCAGGGAAGATGATATTTTTGCTGAAGCAAGACGGAGAGCGTGGTGGATGACA TTTTACTGCGTTTGTCAGGGCTCAATCGTTAGTAACACG GCTCCCGCAATCCTCGTGACGGACCCTCACTTTGTCACCCCATTGCCCCTTTTTTCTGCTGATTCTGAT GCATGGGCTGTACTAGTCCAAGCGCAGCAAGTTCTCGTTTCTGCAACGCAGTACGTGTGTGACCTCAATCGTGCTCTAAGGGGCCGCGCCGATATGTCTCGCATATATGAGAGAGTGAAGAAGCTGGATTTTTGGGCTTTAGCTGCCCTCTCCCAAGCTAATATTCATCCCCCAACACATGTTTCTGCGCTTGATGCGTATCGTTCAGAGGCGATCACTGCAAATAGCGTCAGGGCAATTGCGCGAATAAAAATCAGCAG TGCTCGTATCAAAATCCATCGGTTCCGCGCCTTCTTAGATATACCGATTTTTATAAAAAAGCACTGTGACCTTACATGCGCGAGTATCGGTTCCGCAGATACAGAAAGCACGAGCACGGAACAGCGAGCAGATTCTAAAGTTTCATGTTGCAGTGCCAGTTTATCTCAAGTGCCGACTCCTAGCGATATTTCGCCGTCTGTCTCCCCTCCCGCCTCAGATGCATCAACATACTCCTGGGTATCCGAAGAATCTTTCCCATTCTCCAATTACGATTCAACCAGTATATGTCTTGAATCTGCCCTTACTATTGCTCAGATGTTTGACAGTCTGCCGTACCCACACCCTCTCTACGGAGACAGACCACCTGGAGGCTTTACTCCATCGTGTGACCCGATGCCGCGCACAATGCCTTCATTCGCTTGCTGTGCTATGCAAAGTAGCTATGCTATGCTCATGTTATACTACAAATCTTGCATCACAAAACATAATGCGGAAAGCACTCCATTGAGCAATACAGATCAGCTACGTGAACGGCTTCGGCATGGATTGAGATGCGTGATTGACGCAGTCAAGAACTATGCAATTGCTTTCGAGGCGTTAGATGGGATGAGAG ATGAAATCGAAGGAGCCTTTTTGACGGCGTTTCCACAACCGTAA
- the IRS4 gene encoding Increased rDNA silencing protein (EggNog:ENOG410PNNN~COG:T,U), with product MKIPVTADAESASKDGLQHDDIRATATVRDRIKQFSAEASIPIEKASFSRQAPSQNPSITAKPPIPPQRAALKPGTKLVKATGTELCGNQQHGRSRNISPIAHFPAVPLSNKNTSAILSSDSEAGAELADRREFTGSKAVVAVRHGSRVPHAEMSSWKSPTPLPQRKKEAPPVPPRSSQLSTESELLQLDPPSLHTDQEGSGFNHTLEVRESDISDSALADAMTASYLIPSHAALGSKCGLKQPPPPPPPRQRGPPSQPLLQLSNDSSKVNPPALGPDEILKRGMDMLDEPKSGSELPPKPPRRVTFNPNPEVFQIESGNFVQGQVTSSERKRYEEVWEANRGVARFGVMHDPNVDQKVIRKSLAYEDLVVDLVVRDIWSRSRLPQAELAKIWKLVSHDAVGMLSREEFVVGMWLIDQCLKGHGLPTNVPKSVWKSVQ from the coding sequence ATGAAGATTCCTGTGACCGCTGACGCCGAGTCAGCGAGTAAGGATGGCCTTCAGCATGATGATATTCGGGCCACAGCGACGGTGAGAGATAGAATCAAGCAATTTTCCGCCGAGGCTTCAATACCCATTGAAAAGGCATCTTTCTCGCGGCAAGCACCTTCTCAAAACCCTTCTATCACGGCCAAGCCTCCTATTCCTCCACAACGAGCCGCATTGAAACCAGGAACCAAGCTGGTAAAGGCCACTGGAACAGAGCTATGTGGCAATCAACAACACGGCAGAAGTCGCAATATCTCCCCAATTGCTCATTTTCCAGCTGTTCCTTTGAGCAATAAAAATACATCCGCCATATTATCCTCGGACTCAGAGGCAGGCGCTGAGCTAGCCGATAGACGAGAATTCACAGGTTCTAAGGCTGTCGTTGCTGTAAGACACGGCAGTCGAGTTCCTCACGCCGAGATGAGTTCTTGGAAGAGCCCGACACCCCTTCCtcagaggaagaaagaagcaCCCCCCGTTCCACCACGATCGTCCCAATTATCTACGGAGTCAGAACTGCTACAGCTCGACCCACCAAGTCTGCATACGGACCAAGAAGGTTCCGGGTTCAACCACACATTGGAAGTACGGGAATCGGACATATCCGACAGCGCATTAGCGGACGCAATGACCGCATCATATTTGATACCTTCTCACGCTGCATTGGGTTCGAAATGTGGTCTTAAACAACCACCGCCACCGCCACCGCCAAGGCAGAGAGGTCCTCCCTCTCAGCCCTTATTGCAGCTATCAAACGATTCCAGCAAAGTAAATCCGCCAGCCCTCGGTCCTGATGAGATATTAAAAAGGGGGATGGACATGCTCGATGAGCCAAAATCTGGCAGTGAATTACCCCCAAAACCACCAAGGCGGGTGACTTTTAATCCCAACCCTGAAGTGTTTCAGATAGAGAGTGGAAACTTCGTGCAGGGCCAAGTCACTTCGAGTGAGCGGAAAAGATACGAGGAAGTTTGGGAAGCTAATAGAGGTGTGGCCCGATTTGGTGTTATGCATGACCCGAACGTCGATCAGAAGGTTATTAGGAAGTCGCTTGCATATGAAGATCTGGTTGTAGACTTGGTGGTCCGAGATATCTGGAGTCGCTCTCGGCTACCGCAGGCTGAGCTGGCGAAAATTTGGAAACTAGTAAGCCACGACGCTGTCGGCATGCTGTCAAGGGAGGAATTCGTCGTGGGAATGTGGCTTATTGATCAGTGTTTGAAGGGCCACGGATTGCCAACAAATGTGCCCAAAAGTGTATGGAAGAGCGTTCAGTAG
- a CDS encoding uncharacterized protein (EggNog:ENOG410PJUB~COG:O~TransMembrane:2 (o29-52i64-81o)~MEROPS:MER0000864~BUSCO:2450at33183): MNAHSRQGLSYPIRNLSDRHLQDDTVARWMPYLSAIAYAFVSSVFVYSLLVYLTILPSFNLSRLAWKLTVMLSPGPIVFALDKNPNEGGVSKDNNLARDIPMKEQALRRILRFDRTSFLSGPSGYPKTGSIHLRTTRLAPAGLGNFNNSCYQNSIIQGLASLRQLDYFLKNNLQTLGHVQQMSTHVSLKETIAQLNTLSNAGRKLWLPNELKSMSSWQQQDAQEYYSKLVEQIDKEISEASKSLVTDDGFKLSLTALQRNPCSSPDENRVCEILKRIGFVDLVGPFDNPLEGLMAQRVGCMTCGYCEGLSLIPFTCLTVPLAQHIEYDVRDCLDDYTALEPIEGVECIKCTVLRVKAGLLEFLDKLRSNDWSQLEPSEKAQKEALSQMTESRLNAVQDVLQNEDFSEKALSEHCRLNPRNRVSSTKSRQSVIARAPKSLAIHINRSVFDELTGVLRKNYAKVIFPDILDLDEWCLGSKQIGTTDDTLTENWEADPTKSMLSSPSAAFQSLNRKYELRAVITHYGRHDDGHYICYRKFSTELPTDSVSADNRQSKMEGEEEQWFELSDADVTSVSKNIVMEQGGAFMLFYELIGNASEKPIDVPSDPSSQNFTEGSCESPVDGPD; this comes from the coding sequence ATGAATGCACATTCCCGCCAGGGTCTTTCTTACCCTATCCGAAACCTGAGCGACCGGCACCTTCAAGATGATACTGTTGCTCGATGGATGCCATATCTGTCAGCGATAGCATACGCTTTCGTATCCTCTGTCTTCGTCTACTCCTTACTTGTATATCTTACTATTTTACCGTCGTTTAACTTATCCAGACTAGCTTGGAAACTCACAGTTATGCTTTCTCCGGGTCCTATTGTCTTTGCCCTCGATAAAAATCCGAACGAAGGAGGTGTTTCGAAGGATAACAACCTAGCGCGTGATATCCCAATGAAGGAACAGGCGTTGCGGAGAATTTTGCGCTTTGATAGAACATCTTTCTTGTCTGGGCCGTCTGGGTATCCAAAAACAGGGTCGATCCATTTACGTACAACGCGCCTAGCTCCTGCAGGACTAGGAAACTTCAATAATTCATGTTACCAGAACAGCATTATTCAGGGATTAGCGTCGCTTCGTCAGCTTGATTATTTTTTAAAAAACAACCTTCAAACCCTTGGGCACGTACAACAAATGTCCACGCATGTATCTCTGAAAGAAACAATAGCGCAGCTTAATACCCTTTCAAATGCCGGGCGCAAGCTATGGCTTCCCAACGAACTCAAATCGATGAGTAGCTGGCAACAGCAAGACGCTCAAGAATACTATTCGAAGCTGGTGGAGCAGATTGATAAAGAAATAAGCGAGGCGTCAAAATCTCTGGTTACCGACGATGGCTTTAAGCTCAGCCTAACGGCGCTTCAAAGAAACCCTTGTTCTTCTCCCGATGAAAACCGCGTCTGTGAAATATTAAAACGAATCGGATTTGTGGACTTGGTCGGTCCTTTCGATAACCCTCTAGAAGGGCTCATGGCGCAGCGCGTCGGGTGCATGACGTGTGGCTATTGTGAAGGGCTTTCTCTAATCCCATTCACCTGTCTCACGGTTCCACTTGCCCAACATATTGAGTACGATGTAAGAGACTGTTTAGATGACTATACCGCGCTAGAGCCAATTGAGGGGGTAGAATGCATTAAATGCACGGTTCTACGCGTCAAAGCGGGTCTGCTCGAATTCCTCGACAAGTTAAGGTCTAATGATTGGTCACAACTTGAGCCAAGTGAAAAAGCGCAGAAGGAGGCTCTGAGCCAAATGACAGAATCCAGGTTAAATGCAGTCCAGGATGTCCTGCAAAATGAAGATTTCTCGGAGAAGGCTCTCTCAGAACATTGCCGCCTCAACCCGAGGAATCGTGTCTCTTCGACAAAGTCGAGGCAATCGGTCATTGCAAGGGCACCAAAATCGCTCGCTATTCATATCAATCGCAGTGTGTTCGACGAGTTAACCGGGGTTCTCAGAAAGAATTACGCCAAAGTTATCTTCCCAGACATTCTAGACCTAGACGAATGGTGCTTAGGCAGTAAGCAAATCGGTACAACGGATGATACTTTAACTGAAAACTGGGAAGCGGATCCAACGAAATCCATGCTCTCTTCCCCTAGCGCAGCATTTCAGTCTTTAAACAGAAAGTACGAGCTGCGTGCTGTCATTACCCATTATGGACGGCATGATGATGGGCACTACATTTGTTATAGGAAATTTTCGACCGAGTTGCCTACAGATTCAGTCTCAGCCGACAATAGGCAGAGCAAGATggaaggggaagaagagCAGTGGTTTGAACTGAGCGATGCGGACGTTACCTCGGTCAGCAAAAACATTGTCATGGAACAGGGAGGCGCGTTCATGCTTTTCTACGAACTAATTGGTAATGCCTCAGAAAAGCCTATTGACGTTCCTTCTGATCCCTCTTCCCAAAATTTCACCGAAGGCTCCTGCGAAAGCCCAGTTGACGGGCCAGATTGA
- the LIG4 gene encoding DNA ligase (ATP) (EggNog:ENOG410PFMH~COG:L~BUSCO:1027at33183) — MDRLNNVGRETERELDEKYPNRPRNKQSTLPFHDLFLTLFNPLNGNKKRPTGPAAARKKLGPHGGQQTLSPQELRRDIIQRFISRWRKEVGNDIYPAFRLIIPEKDRDRAMYGLKEKTIGKLLVKIMKIDKNSEDGFNLLNWKLPGQSMASRMAGDFAGRCYEVISKRPIRTDVGNMTIQEVNDKLDVLAATSKEDEQIPVLEEFYRNMNPEELMWLIRIILRQTKVGATERTFFEIWHPDAESLFSISSSLRRVCWELYDPNVRLEADEARVTLMQCFQPQLAQFQMHSFPKMIERMRLSPDDPTFWIEEKLDGERIQLHMMSDDSIPGGKRFGFWSRKAKDYTYLYGNGFYDENGALTRHLKDAFADGVDNIILDGEMITWDPEQDAPLPFGTLKTAALSEQRNPFSATGQRPLFRIFDILYLNDKALTRYTLRDRRRALEASIKPVHRRLEVHPYEIGNSAADIEPQLRKVVAEASEGLVLKNPSSPYRLNDRHDDWMKVKPEYMTEFGESLDCVVIGGYYGSGKRGGGLASFLCGLRVDEAQVRQGASPMKCYSFLKVGGGFTAPDYANIRHHTDGKWKDWNPKKPPTEFIELAGGDAQYERPDVWIRPDESVVLCVKAASVTPSDQFRLGLTVRFPRFKRLRMDKDWKSALSIQEFMDLKANAEREQKEKEFKIDNSRRKRAKRAVKKPLTIAGYDESKRAGFTGPSGHVFEGMNFFVITDSVELEKKSKLELEQLIKANGGKIYQTHTAAPNTLCIAERRTVKVASVQKVAKESIIRPSWLFDCIKQNEIDKGLPDLLIPFEPRHMYFTVKSQEEEIARHVDEYSDSYVRDITPNELSKLLVSMPLIPNLPPPHISKTETQIQERESTFQELRGWLFKNQVLHFVKPRSDSMLSLPLRLASNLARFAGASVANELEDKSITHVVIDTDSQPADVSALRSAISKRVAAGRRIPHLVTIAWIQDSWKAESLLDEERFAPTA; from the exons ATGGACCGATTGAACAACGTTGGGAGAGAGACCGAGAGGGAGCTCGATGAGAA ATATCCCAACCGTCCCCGCAATAAACAGTCGACATTACCTTTCCATGACCTTTTCCTTACGCTTTTCAATCCCCTAAATGGAAACAAGAAGAGACCAACAGGACCTGCCGCCGCTCGCAAGAAGTTGGGACCACATGGAGGACAACAGACCCTTTCCCCGCAGGAATTACGGCGAGATATTATTCAACGTTTCATTTCACGATGGAGAAAGGAAGTGGGGAATGATATCTATCCTGCGTTTCGATTGATCATACCTGAGAAAGATCGAGATCGTGCGATGTATGGCTTGAAAGAGAAGACAATTGGAAAACTGCTGGTTAAAATTATGAAAATTGATAAAAACTCCGAAGATGGATTTAACCTTTTGAACTGGAAGCTTCCAGGCCAAAGCATGGCGAGTCGAATGGCTGGCGATTTTGCTGGTCGCTGCTACGAAGTGATATCAAAGCGACCTATAAGAACAGATGTTGGCAACATGACCATCCAGGAGGTCAATGACAAACTGGATGTTCTAGCTGCCACCAGTAAGGAAGATGAGCAGATACCTGTTCTTGAAGAGTTCTACAGAAACATGAACCCTGAAGAACTAATGTGGCTCATAAGAATCATTTTGCGTCAAACGAAAGTTGGAGCCACTGAGCGGACGTTCTTCGAGATATGGCATCCAGATGCAGAGAGCCTGTTTAGCATATCCAGCAGCCTTCGGCGCGTTTGTTGGGAATTATATGACCCGAATGTCCGCCTGGAGGCCGATGAAGCACGGGTGACGCTCATGCAATGCTTTCAACCTCAATTGGCGCAGTTTCAAATGCATTCATTTCCAAAGATGATCGAGAGGATGCGGCTCTCCCCTGACGATCCAACGTTCTGGATCGAAGAGAAGCTAGATGGTGAGCGAATCCAGCTTCATATGATGTCCGACGACTCCATTCCTGGAGGTAAAAGATTTGGATTCTGGTCACGTAAAGCAAAGGATTATACATATTTGTATGGGAACGGATTCTACGATGAGAATGGAGCATTGACGCGACATCTTAAAGATGCTTTTGCAGATGGTGTTGATAACATCATTCTCGATGGAGAAATGATTACCTGGGACCCAGAACAAGACGCACCATTGCCCTTTGGCACGCTCAAAACAGCAGCTTTATCAGAGCAGAGGAACCCATTCTCGGCTACTGGCCAAAGGCCCTTATTTCGGATTTTCGATATCTTGTACCTCAATGATAAAGCCTTAACCAGATACACATTACGGGATAGAAGACGAGCCCTTGAAGCCAGTATCAAACCAGTCCATCGTCGTTTGGAAGTTCATCCCTACGAAATCGGTAATTCTGCTGCAGATATTGAGCCTCAGCTCCGGAAGGTGGTGGCAGAGGCATCTGAAGGGCTTGTTCTTAAGAATCCAAGTTCACCTTATCGTCTGAATGACCGCCACGATGATTGGATGAAAGTGAAACCTGAATATATGACGGAGTTTGGTGAATCCCTTGATTGCGTTGTGATCGGTGGATACTATGGCTCAGGTAAAAGGGGCGGTGGATTAGCAAGTTTTCTGTGTGGACTGAGGGTTGACGAAGCCCAAGTTCGACAGGGGGCTAGCCCGATGAAATGCTACTCATTTCTTAAAGTTGGAGGAGGATTCACGGCTCCAGACTATGCGAATATTCGCCACCATACCGACGGCAAATGGAAAGATTGGAATCCCAAGAAGCCGCCAACTGAGTTTATTGAATTGGCTGGTGGTGATGCACAGTACGAACGCCCTGACGTATGGATTCGGCCCGATGAGTCTGTTGTTCTGTGTGTCAAAGCAGCCTCTGTGACTCCTAGTGACCAGTTTCGATTGGGGTTGACAGTTCGCTTTCCGCGATTCAAGCGGTTACGAATGGATAAGGATTGGAAAAGCGCCCTGTCCATTCAAGAATTCATGGACTTAAAGGCGAATGCAGAAAGAGagcagaaagaaaaggaattCAAGATCGATAACTCCCGAAGAAAACGGGCGAAGAGGGCTGTCAAGAAACCCCTTACAATTGCTGGATAcgatgaaagcaaaagggCCGGTTTTACAGGTCCATCAGGGCATGTTTTTGAAGGAATGAATTTTT TCGTTATTACGGATTCAGTTGAGCTGGAGAAAAAGTCCAAACTTGAGCTGGAACAATTGATCAAAGCAAATGGCGGGAAAATATATCAAACCCATACAGCGGCACCTAATACTCTTTGTATTGCAGAGAGAA GAACTGTTAAGGTTGCATCTGTGCAAAAAGTAGCAAAAGAAAGTATCATTCGTCCGTCTTGGCTGTTTGACTGCATTAAGCAGAATGAAATTGACAAAGGGCTACCGGATTTGTTGATCCCCTTCGAACCGAG ACATATGTATTTTACGGTGAAAAgccaagaagaagagatagcCCGACATGTGGACGAATATTCAGATAGCTACGTGCGAGATATTACCCCAAATGAGCTAAGCAAG CTTCTTGTTTCGATGCCCCTAATCCCTAATCTCCCACCACCCCACATTTCAAAAACGGAAACCCAGATACAAGAACGAGAAAGCACCTTCCAGGAGCTGCGAGGCTGGCTATTCAAAAACCAAGTGCTACATTTTGTCAAACCTCGATCGGATTCCATGCTGTCGCTCCCTCTACGTCTTGCGTCTAATCTTGCTCGATTTGCGGGTGCTTCGGTGGCAAATGAACTGGAGGACAAAAGCATCACCCATGTCGTCATTGACACGGACAGTCAACCGGCTGATGTTTCTGCTTTGCGCTCTGCGATATCGAAGCGTGTAGCTGCTGGGAGAAGAATTCCGCATCTTGTGACTATTGCCTGGATCCAAGACAGCTGGAAGGCAGAATCATTGCTAGATGAAGAGC GGTTCGCTCCGACCGCCTAG
- a CDS encoding uncharacterized protein (EggNog:ENOG410PM2Y~COG:S~BUSCO:3442at33183), with protein MRRKGPMLRCTWCTLKGKDCSYLPSRRGGPRKKKVIPAASVAMESSESKIWNVVHPIPRLDEELFNQVDTLAVPGAGLRALDFPNEVQSMFEGLFMPGSSASYPGLASEPVPTPLPPSAPTRVRVYGSEQDILNGYYTFIHDYFPVFPPPHAAQGVDSPLELPSSPDMTSDNPPLVYHPKSPVTLAVSAVLARVPHPADPDPSSSESILIRRAYSHRFARAALDSVEAESELTESCDSPAQALLNEQPIPKRLPVHPNTPVELESILALLILSVYEYTQRGNLVKMRNRAGEAYVKALNMSLHTQGREDDIFAEARRRAWWMTFYCVCQGSIVSNTAPAILVTDPHFVTPLPLFSADSDAWAVLVQAQQVLVSATQYVCDLNRALRGRADMSRIYERVKKLDFWALAALSQANIHPPTHVSALDAYRSEAITANSVRAIARIKISSARIKIHRFRAFLDIPIFIKKHCDLTCASIGSADTESTSTEQRADSKVSCCSASLSQVPTPSDISPSVSPPASDASTYSWVSEESFPFSNYDSTSICLESALTIAQMFDSLPYPHPLYGDRPPGGFTPSCDPMPRTMPSFACCAMQSSYAMLMLYYKSCITKHNAESTPLSNTDQLRERLRHGLRCVIDAVKNYAIAFEALDGMRDEIEGAFLTAFPQP; from the exons ATGCGACGGAAAGGACCCATGCTCCGGTGTACGTGG TGCACCCTCAAGGGAAAAGATTGCAGTTATTTACCAAGTAGGCGCGGCGGTCCGCGAAAGAAGAAGGTCATTCCGGCAGCATCAGTAGCGATGGAATCTTCGGAAAGTAAAATATGGAACGTTGTCCATCCGATTCCTCGGCTTGACGAAG AACTATTCAACCAAGTTGACACGCTCGCCGTTCCTGGCGCCGGTCTCAGAGCACTCGATTTTCCCAACGAAGTCCAGTCAATGTTTGAAGGCCTCTTTATGCCGGGATCCTCTGCTTCTTATCCGGGTTTGGCCTCAGAACCTGTGCCAACACCCCTCCCTCCGTCGGCTCCGACTAGAGTTAGGGTCTACGGAAGCGAACAAGACAT ATTGAATGGTTATTACACATTTATTCACGATTATTTCCCAGTGTTCCCTCCCCCGCACGCAGCGCAAGGCGTGGATTCACCCCTGGAGCTTCCGTCAAGCCCGGATATGACATCTGATAACCCGCCACTTGTTTATCATCCGAAATCACCGGTTACCTTAGCCGTTTCGGCTGTGCTCGCGCGTGTTCCGCACCCAGCAGATCCGGATCCGTCTTCGTCGGAGTCTATATTGATAAGACGCGCATATTCTCATAGATTTGCCCGTGCCGCGCTAGATAGCGTGGAAGCAGAGTCAGAATTGACTGAATCTTGTGATAGTCCTGCGCAAGCGCTTCTCAATGAGCAACCGATACCCAAAAGACTTCCAGTGCACCCAAACACGCCCGTTGAACTGGAGAGCATTCTGGCGCTGCTTATTCTCAGCGTTTATGAATATACACAGCGAGGTAACCTTGTTAAAATGCGGAACCGTGCTGGCGAGGCATATGTCAAGGCTCTCAATATGTCACTTCACACACAAGGCAGGGAAGATGATATTTTTGCTGAAGCAAGACGGAGAGCGTGGTGGATGACA TTTTACTGCGTTTGTCAGGGCTCAATCGTTAGTAACACG GCTCCCGCAATCCTCGTGACGGACCCTCACTTTGTCACCCCATTGCCCCTTTTTTCTGCTGATTCTGAT GCATGGGCTGTACTAGTCCAAGCGCAGCAAGTTCTCGTTTCTGCAACGCAGTACGTGTGTGACCTCAATCGTGCTCTAAGGGGCCGCGCCGATATGTCTCGCATATATGAGAGAGTGAAGAAGCTGGATTTTTGGGCTTTAGCTGCCCTCTCCCAAGCTAATATTCATCCCCCAACACATGTTTCTGCGCTTGATGCGTATCGTTCAGAGGCGATCACTGCAAATAGCGTCAGGGCAATTGCGCGAATAAAAATCAGCAG TGCTCGTATCAAAATCCATCGGTTCCGCGCCTTCTTAGATATACCGATTTTTATAAAAAAGCACTGTGACCTTACATGCGCGAGTATCGGTTCCGCAGATACAGAAAGCACGAGCACGGAACAGCGAGCAGATTCTAAAGTTTCATGTTGCAGTGCCAGTTTATCTCAAGTGCCGACTCCTAGCGATATTTCGCCGTCTGTCTCCCCTCCCGCCTCAGATGCATCAACATACTCCTGGGTATCCGAAGAATCTTTCCCATTCTCCAATTACGATTCAACCAGTATATGTCTTGAATCTGCCCTTACTATTGCTCAGATGTTTGACAGTCTGCCGTACCCACACCCTCTCTACGGAGACAGACCACCTGGAGGCTTTACTCCATCGTGTGACCCGATGCCGCGCACAATGCCTTCATTCGCTTGCTGTGCTATGCAAAGTAGCTATGCTATGCTCATGTTATACTACAAATCTTGCATCACAAAACATAATGCGGAAAGCACTCCATTGAGCAATACAGATCAGCTACGTGAACGGCTTCGGCATGGATTGAGATGCGTGATTGACGCAGTCAAGAACTATGCAATTGCTTTCGAGGCGTTAGATGGGATGAGAG ATGAAATCGAAGGAGCCTTTTTGACGGCGTTTCCACAACCGTAA